One stretch of Wolbachia endosymbiont of Armadillidium arcangelii DNA includes these proteins:
- the recR gene encoding recombination mediator RecR: MNTNIRNLVHAFSKLPSLGPSSSRRLVIHLLQNKEKVMLPLASLVRELADLIIECKICGNLDTKSPCSICINPKRDTKLMCVVEELGDLWAFEKGNIYSGMYHVLSGRLSAINGVGPKELNLDNIPKRVTEFKIEEVIIAINPTLEGQVTAQYIIELLKNSNVKISRLACGIPIGGEIDYLDEGTLKIALTSRQDIK, translated from the coding sequence ATGAATACTAATATAAGAAATTTAGTTCATGCTTTTTCTAAATTGCCAAGTTTAGGGCCATCATCATCAAGAAGGTTAGTTATACATTTACTTCAAAACAAAGAGAAAGTCATGCTACCACTTGCATCTTTGGTCAGAGAGTTAGCGGATCTTATAATAGAGTGTAAGATTTGTGGAAACTTAGATACTAAATCGCCATGTTCCATTTGTATTAACCCAAAGCGCGACACCAAATTAATGTGTGTAGTAGAAGAATTAGGCGATCTATGGGCATTTGAAAAAGGAAATATATACTCAGGTATGTATCATGTTTTAAGTGGCAGATTGTCAGCAATAAATGGCGTAGGTCCAAAAGAACTCAATCTTGATAACATTCCTAAAAGAGTTACAGAATTTAAAATTGAAGAGGTCATTATTGCAATCAATCCGACATTAGAAGGCCAAGTTACTGCGCAATATATAATTGAATTGTTAAAAAACTCGAATGTCAAAATATCGCGCCTTGCTTGCGGCATACCAATAGGTGGAGAAATTGACTACCTAGATGAAGGGACGCTGAAGATAGCGCTTACGTCAAGACAGGATATTAAATAA
- the frr gene encoding ribosome recycling factor, producing the protein MLNEIKAKTKERMLKTIQSFHDDMKGVRTGRANASLLDGIVVNIYGGHQKLNQVAGVSAIDNKTLSVKVWDITVMGEVKNAILNANLNLNPVVEGNTIRIALPDLTQETREKLVKLLHQFSENARVAIRNIRRDVMEEIEEMKKNKQISEDDFHGAKKEIQNITDDNVKKIDDDLSIKEKDILHH; encoded by the coding sequence ATGTTAAACGAAATAAAAGCTAAAACAAAAGAAAGAATGCTAAAAACTATTCAGTCTTTTCATGATGATATGAAAGGTGTGCGTACTGGTAGAGCTAACGCATCATTACTTGATGGTATAGTTGTAAATATCTATGGTGGGCATCAAAAACTTAACCAAGTTGCAGGTGTTTCAGCTATAGATAACAAAACTCTATCAGTTAAAGTTTGGGATATCACTGTTATGGGTGAAGTAAAAAATGCGATACTAAATGCTAACCTGAATTTAAATCCTGTTGTTGAAGGCAATACTATACGTATAGCTCTTCCGGACTTAACGCAAGAAACCCGTGAAAAATTAGTGAAATTATTGCATCAATTTTCTGAAAATGCACGAGTTGCGATTAGAAATATACGCAGAGATGTTATGGAAGAAATAGAGGAAATGAAGAAAAATAAGCAAATCTCAGAAGATGATTTTCATGGTGCCAAAAAGGAAATACAAAACATTACTGATGATAATGTAAAAAAAATCGATGACGACTTATCTATTAAAGAAAAGGATATATTGCATCATTAG
- the pyrH gene encoding UMP kinase: MSSLADKVKYSRVLLKISGEALMGSKQFGHDMGIISQLCKDIADVNRLGVQVCIVVGGGNIFRGASASLSGCERASSDYIGMLATIINALILQNFLEKNLVASRVLSAIPMATVCEPYIRRKAIRHLEKGRVVIFAAGTGNPFFTTDTAAALRAVEMNCNVIIKGTQVSGVYSADPKKNENAVMYDRLSYTDLLTRDLKVMDASAISLARENSIPIIVFSLREEKTTDIVKGQGTYTIVSDCKH; this comes from the coding sequence ATGTCTTCCTTAGCAGATAAAGTAAAATACTCTAGAGTGTTATTGAAGATCTCTGGTGAAGCTTTGATGGGATCAAAGCAATTTGGCCACGATATGGGAATAATAAGCCAATTATGCAAAGATATAGCTGATGTTAACAGGCTTGGAGTTCAGGTTTGTATTGTTGTTGGTGGTGGAAATATTTTTCGTGGTGCATCTGCATCTTTAAGTGGCTGTGAAAGAGCAAGTAGTGATTATATTGGAATGCTTGCAACTATAATCAATGCTTTGATTTTACAAAATTTTTTAGAAAAAAATTTAGTAGCTTCTAGGGTATTATCTGCAATACCCATGGCCACTGTATGTGAACCTTACATAAGAAGGAAAGCTATTCGCCACTTAGAAAAAGGTAGGGTGGTAATTTTTGCAGCAGGTACAGGCAACCCATTTTTTACTACAGATACAGCTGCAGCTTTACGTGCTGTTGAAATGAACTGTAATGTTATTATAAAAGGTACGCAAGTAAGTGGTGTATATTCTGCCGATCCAAAAAAAAATGAGAATGCTGTGATGTATGATAGGCTTTCTTATACAGATTTGCTAACTCGTGATTTAAAAGTTATGGATGCATCAGCAATTTCACTTGCTCGTGAGAATTCTATCCCAATTATAGTTTTTTCTTTAAGAGAAGAAAAAACGACCGATATTGTTAAGGGTCAAGGTACTTATACTATAGTCTCAGATTGTAAACATTAG